The Fimbriimonadaceae bacterium nucleotide sequence CCTAATCATCCTGGCAGATCAAAGCCATCAGGCTGGGCGGATATGTACACACGCCGAACACGATTCGTTCGATTGCACCCAATCGATGGAGGCAGTCAGTGTTCTTCAGTCGCCCTCCATATGGGCGAGCAGATTGAGGAGAATACCGACGGCTTATTTGCCGATCCTATGATTCCGCGATATGTCGCGAGCGACGGAAAACTCAAGGACTTCCGCTTGCAGCCTGGAAAGGCGCTCTGGCGTTCGCTGAACGTGCTGCTTTGTTGTACACCCGGCGAAGGAGTTAAGACGGGGACCCACAAGGCTTCAGAGTGTGTACGACAATTAAAGGGGAATTATTATCCTTGCATAAGCGAAGAAGAACCTGTTCGCTTGCGGGTGATCGGAGTATGCGGCAATGCGCAAGGCCCAAAGACCGAGTTTTGGCGAGACGAAACACTTCCGTTTAGATTATCGCTGCTTGGTGACGACGAGCTCTTCTCAGATATAGATCGAAATGTAGCCAAGGCGGAGTCGGAAGCAAAAAAACTTGAACGAAGATTGTACGCCTTTGCGAGGAGATACTTACAAGCCGGTCAACCTAATCCCGATAGCAAGGATGTTGCCAAGTTGGCAGAAGAGCTTGGACAAGAATTACATGATTACTGGTCTGTGGTCGGAGCAGATGGTGAAACGCTCGCAAGTCGACCAAAGCGTATGCCGGAAGACGAGTGGAAAGATCTGACGGAACGAGCGTCAAAGGATGCATATCGTATGGCGATTGATCGACTTCCTCCGTCTGCCGCTCGCTTCCGGGCCGAATATCAGCGAACAAGGAGTAAAGAAGAATAGCCGAAATGCCTTGACAGTAGAGGGAGAGCTTATGGAAAACAGAAGGGCGAACGCGCTTATCAGAGAACTAGAAAAGTACAGAGGGAAGAAGCCTAAAGATGCAAATAGAGCAGCTTTAGCCGAGTTGCGTTCAGGCCGGGGCAAGGTGCCTGGAGAAGCTCCACGAATGTTTCCCTACATCGTGAAGATTCTCGACAACGGTCAAACCGAGGGTCCATTCGTTACAGCTGCGTTCTTGACGGCGTCGAATTTTGCTTTTCACCATGAGCCTGGCGGTTCGGGCAACCTTGGCGAATCGCTTAGGAAATCGATCGACGGCAAGAAACATAACGAAGCGGGGGTTGAAGCTCGACTCGTTGCCGCTCTCGACGCAAATCTCGAGATACTGCCGCGGCATCTCGATGGGTTGGTGTCCCTTTGTGAGAGCGCGAACGTTCCCATTGATTGGAGAAAATTCTTAGAAGATGTCGAAAAACTGCTCTCCCCTTACGAGCATGTTCGAAATCGCGTGCGCATGCAATGGGCAAAGGGCTTCTGGGGAGCGAGCCAAGTCGAAGAGAACGATTCAAACGAAGAACAAAATCAGGAGGAGCAAGAATCACAGTGAAAGCAAAATTCATCGAATTACATCTACTTCAGAGCTTTCCGCCTTCGTGCGTCAATAGAGATGGAAACAATTCTCCAAAAGACTGCATGTTCGGGGGAGAGCGCCGCGCTCGAATCTCAAGTCAGTGCCTAAAACGCGCAATCCGTCAAGCCGACGTCTTTACGGAAGTTGTCGGTGAAGCGATCGCCGCTAGGTCGAAGCGCATCAGGGATGAAAAACTTATCCCGTATCTTGAAGGGAAGGGGCTGTCTCCCGAGCAGGCTGTCGAAATTGCCGACAAGTTCAGAGGCGAGCTTGCTAAACCCGATACCAAGAAACCCGAGTTGACATCCGTTGGGCTCTACTTTGGCGATAAAGAGCTCTTTGCGTTGTTAGATGCGTATCGAGCTGACGATAAGAAGTGGAAGTCGGTGGTCAAACCTAGCTCGGCTGATGTTGCATTGTTTGGCAGGATGCTCGCAGAAGCAACCGACCTAAACGTTGATGCGGCGTCGCAGGTCGCTCATGCGATCAGCACCCATGCCTTATCCCAAGAGACAGACTTTTGGACTGCGGCGGACGATCTCAAAGACCTCAGCGACGAAGACTCCGACGCAGGCGCAGACATGCTTGGCATGGCCGAGTTTAACGCTTCCATCTTTTATCGTTACGCATGCGTCTCGTTGCCGATTCTCGAAAAAAATCTGCAAGACGAAGCCGTGTGTAGAAGAACCGTCGAAGCGTTTCTGCGGGCTTCGTGGGACGCTACACCAACGGGAAAACTCAATGGGCATGCCCACTTCACGCAACCCTTTGCCGCCCTCGCCGTTGTTCGTCGCAAAGGAATGCCGCTCAATCTTTGTAATGCGTTCGTCAAGCCCATCCGATCCCAGCGGGGAGAAGGCCTGGACGATCTTTCGGTGAAGGCCTTACTCGTACACCTATCAAGATCGCGGACGATGAGCCTGGTCGATGACGCAGACTATTACTTCGCTAACTCGCTGGATTCGGAGTTTAATAGTACTGGCGTGCTTACCAAGAGCGGGTATGCAGATGTCGTTGCCGGAGTGCTGGAGGGGCTTTGAAAAGCGACTGTTGCCTGCTATTGCGCCTGGAAGGGCCTTTGCAGAGCTGGGGTTACCGCTCGCGGTTTTCTGATCGGGATACGGGTATGGAGCCAACCAAGAGCGGTGTGATCGGACTAATGTGTTGCGCCCTCGGTCGGGACAGGCATGAAGGCATCAGGGATCTGGTCGGCCTTCGAATGACGGTTCTCGTCGAACAAGAAGGAAAGCTGCTCAACGACTTCCACACGGCAGGCGCAGGGGTATTCCGAGGGCAAAAGGGGTATGCAGCTCCGAAGAGCGACGGAAGCAAGGGCAAGGACGCAGTCATTATGAATAAGCGTTACCTGCAAGACGCTTCTTTCCTCGTTGCGCTCGAAGGCCCAAGGGAGTTGCTTGAGCGGATTGCGGCGGCTTTAGACGACCCCATCTGGCCGCTAAGCCTTGGGCGCAAATCCTGTCCGCCAGCGACCAGGGTTCTTGTCGGAATCTTCGAAGGCGATGTGCTGGATATGCTCAGCACCGCCTTAGATGAGACCAATGTGAACGGTCACCAACGCTTTGGACGCACACATAGATGCATTCGGGAATTAGAGCCGGGTGACTTCGCCGGCGAACCAATCCAAGACGTGCCGATCGAGTGGCCGGACAGACAAACGAGAAAATACGGCATTCGCTACATCGAAACGACCCTCTTAGATTTGGAGGCACAATGATTCTGTCCCGAATCCAACTCAATCCGTTTCACGCTAGAACGTACGCTTTGGTCGGTGATGCTTACGAGCTTCATCGGCGGTTATGTGGCTGCTTTTCGAGTTCACGCCAAGAAGCGTCCGTCCTGTTTAGGATTGAGCCCGGCCCTGTCCTTCTCGTTCAGAGTGAGTTTGAACCTGATTGGAGCAAATTCGGCGAACCCAGCGAAGTTTTCAAATCGAAGCCCGAGTGCAAACTGTTCAGTCCGGAATTTGCGCAAGGTCAACGCCTTATTTTTCGCTTGAGGTGCCGTCCGTGCAAAAAGCATGCGGAGGAAGGAAGTAAACACAGCAAGCTTCGGTTCTTACGTACCGAAACGGAAAGGCTGGAATGGCTCAAACGGCAAGGCAAGAAGTATGGATTCGTCGTTGAATCGGTCGAAGCGACATACGAACGATGGATAGACACGAAGCAGGCTTACCAACGCGAAACCGAAGATGCGAGTAGGATAGACAGGAAGGCTTCAGATCTGCCAGCGATTAGATTCGACGGCATTATTACTGTGACCGATCCTGCCCATTTCCTTAGTGCTCTGAAGTCCGGTATCGGTCCGCAAAAAGCATATGGCTTCGGACTCTTAAGTGTAGCGAGGGATCAAGCGTAAGCGAGTCGGCATAGCAACCTGAACGCTTCGCGGGAGCTACTGCCTTATCCCATGCAGACAGCGACTTCTTCTTGGCTGCCTGTAGTATTTTTCCAAAACCAGAAATGAAATGTTCTCAGCTTGAAACGACTTGTCGTATAATATAGAAGAAGTGCCGACTTCAAAAAATGAAGCCGGCGTGAGCGAGAACCGAAGTCCTCAAACTCCGATCAAAAACAGTTTGACATAATGTTGCTCGCACACGCCGTGGCGCCTCAAGGAGATCCTTATGGATACATTTATTATCGCCGCATGGCATAAAGCGACGCCCATACCTAACCAAGACAGCGATCGTGTGCGACTTGACCCTTGTGGAACGCCCATAGCTTTTGACGACTACGGCAAAGGCTATGGTTATGGCTGGGATGTAGGCCCGCTGTCTCCAAGAAGTATTAATGATTTTGCAACTGTTCGACCAATTCATTGGCGGAATTTGCAAAAGCTGCGACAGGCCGCACATTCGTGGGGATGAACCGTCGTTACAAGCGGAGAAAACAACCGCCCCACGATAGTGGGGAATTCTATATAATTCTGATGGGTTAATTAAGAGTTGGATGTGCTGGGGAAAATATGCCTGCAGACCTTCATCTGTTGCCAAAGCTTAGGGATAGGCTGAGTTACGTCTATATTGAGCATGCCGTTGTCGAGAGGGAGGAATCGGCAATCGCGGTTTACGATGACGATGGCTTTACTCAAATTCCAATCGCTTCGATTGCTCTCTTAATGTTAGGTCCAGGTACCAAGATCAGCCATGCTGCTATCGACATCCTGGCACGGAACAATTGCTTGGCAGCCTGGGTAGGGGAGGGCGCTGTCAGAATGTACGCCTTTGGAACGGGTGGCACCCATTCCGCCGTCCGGTTAATGCGTCAGGCGGAGCTGGTGAGCGATCCACCGGCGCGGCTTAGGGTTGTTCGCAAGCTCTACGGCATGCGCTTCCCAGAAGCTCTTTCTGACGATTTGTCGATCGAGCAGCTT carries:
- the casA gene encoding type I-E CRISPR-associated protein Cse1/CasA; amino-acid sequence: MGFVGAKRMGSSFHLDSEPWILVEDLAGQRKELSLTEVFEQAGSIRRLIGNPLEVAVLIRLLLAIAHRVSHPASRTEWGQRWKNRKVEIARMADYVRQNTGYFDLYNETNPFGQHPQLHYGEKPPSVLQYDRATGNNAVFLDADIEVQMTPVPSAEIARAMLTNFAFGGSHPDKRSPLARQGSMTMYSGPLCARTISFLEGDDLEKTIVMNLISRWKSGAPSWEIKPPNHPGRSKPSGWADMYTRRTRFVRLHPIDGGSQCSSVALHMGEQIEENTDGLFADPMIPRYVASDGKLKDFRLQPGKALWRSLNVLLCCTPGEGVKTGTHKASECVRQLKGNYYPCISEEEPVRLRVIGVCGNAQGPKTEFWRDETLPFRLSLLGDDELFSDIDRNVAKAESEAKKLERRLYAFARRYLQAGQPNPDSKDVAKLAEELGQELHDYWSVVGADGETLASRPKRMPEDEWKDLTERASKDAYRMAIDRLPPSAARFRAEYQRTRSKEE
- the casB gene encoding type I-E CRISPR-associated protein Cse2/CasB, which gives rise to MENRRANALIRELEKYRGKKPKDANRAALAELRSGRGKVPGEAPRMFPYIVKILDNGQTEGPFVTAAFLTASNFAFHHEPGGSGNLGESLRKSIDGKKHNEAGVEARLVAALDANLEILPRHLDGLVSLCESANVPIDWRKFLEDVEKLLSPYEHVRNRVRMQWAKGFWGASQVEENDSNEEQNQEEQESQ
- the cas7e gene encoding type I-E CRISPR-associated protein Cas7/Cse4/CasC codes for the protein MKAKFIELHLLQSFPPSCVNRDGNNSPKDCMFGGERRARISSQCLKRAIRQADVFTEVVGEAIAARSKRIRDEKLIPYLEGKGLSPEQAVEIADKFRGELAKPDTKKPELTSVGLYFGDKELFALLDAYRADDKKWKSVVKPSSADVALFGRMLAEATDLNVDAASQVAHAISTHALSQETDFWTAADDLKDLSDEDSDAGADMLGMAEFNASIFYRYACVSLPILEKNLQDEAVCRRTVEAFLRASWDATPTGKLNGHAHFTQPFAALAVVRRKGMPLNLCNAFVKPIRSQRGEGLDDLSVKALLVHLSRSRTMSLVDDADYYFANSLDSEFNSTGVLTKSGYADVVAGVLEGL
- the cas5e gene encoding type I-E CRISPR-associated protein Cas5/CasD yields the protein MKSDCCLLLRLEGPLQSWGYRSRFSDRDTGMEPTKSGVIGLMCCALGRDRHEGIRDLVGLRMTVLVEQEGKLLNDFHTAGAGVFRGQKGYAAPKSDGSKGKDAVIMNKRYLQDASFLVALEGPRELLERIAAALDDPIWPLSLGRKSCPPATRVLVGIFEGDVLDMLSTALDETNVNGHQRFGRTHRCIRELEPGDFAGEPIQDVPIEWPDRQTRKYGIRYIETTLLDLEAQ
- the cas6e gene encoding type I-E CRISPR-associated protein Cas6/Cse3/CasE, with the translated sequence MILSRIQLNPFHARTYALVGDAYELHRRLCGCFSSSRQEASVLFRIEPGPVLLVQSEFEPDWSKFGEPSEVFKSKPECKLFSPEFAQGQRLIFRLRCRPCKKHAEEGSKHSKLRFLRTETERLEWLKRQGKKYGFVVESVEATYERWIDTKQAYQRETEDASRIDRKASDLPAIRFDGIITVTDPAHFLSALKSGIGPQKAYGFGLLSVARDQA